The genomic window AATCAAAAAGATCTTTTAGATTTTTGATAGTATTAGGAAAATTCTCTAAATATAGACAAGGAGCTGAAGAGTTCCATAGAAGGTGACTAATTATGAATGTATTATACATGACTGGAAAGTAACTGCAAGCAAGACTTGAGAGCTGAGCTATCTCGGTATTTTTATCCAGTGTGTGGGGTGTTATACATGCATCACAGCTATAATAGAACTATCACATGGGACatctgagaagaaggagagaggcgTTAGAAGGGCTCCTGGCTTGATCTTTCAACAACGAAAGCCAGAGACTAGATATTAAAAGgtgaattattttcaaaaattctgTTGTAACAGAAATAATTTACTTGAAATTATTTCAGGAAATGGAAGATAAAGTAACTAGTCCAGAGAAGGCTGAAGAGGCAAAGTTAAAAGCAAGGTATCCTCATTTGGGACAAAAGCCTGGTGGTTCtgattttttaaggaaaagattGCAGAAAGGGGTAAGTTGCTGAGTGTCATCTTCACACCTTTTTCCCTGTGAGCTCAGTGTGAGGTGAATGTCTGTGTCTTTATTCCTATATTTCCAGGTGCATGTATCTCTATCTATTTCACATGGTTCATGTATGAAATGAATATGCATGAAAAGAGGCAAttgtaatgttttaaattataaaatatttcaagtatGTACCATAGTACAGATAATAATGTCAAAGAATTCTTATTTTGACAtctttgtaaaaatgtaaatatagataTAACTCAAACCTACCCTGTATTTTCTGTGTGGcccctttccctcttctgttCAAAAAGAACCACTGTCCAGAAACTGGTATTTACCCCACCACCTTTATTAAAACTTGCCTGTTTGAAAGCAAGTCTCATACAACCTTCAGGGGCTTACGGTCctttgtgtttggatgaaatgaTCACTTGTAAAATCATTTCATTTGCTTCACAGTTCCTTTAACCCAGTTTACACATATTTTTCCCAGAGTCTTGTCTGCCTTTATGAGGCAGACGTCATTATTTCTTAGCATGGAAATAGTATCCTacttgttgtttttaaaatttcctcttctttcttctgcttgaaaaatttagaaaattagaattaaaatgtatttgaattcTTTCTCATATCGGGATCAGAGAATGATGGAGTATATGTGAAAGATAATTACTTACTATATAAGATGCTAGATTATGTTTCTCTTTAAGTAAATACCTTAAGTGTTTTGGTATCTGCTATTTATATAAAAACCAAGTCTGAGTGTGCACTGTTGTTACATATGTACTCCAAAACAGTGGTTTTTAAAGGTATCAAAAAATAATGTGATTTAAACATTAAAGAATGGAAGACttacaaagaaaattatattaaatataaaaaaatgcagAAGTTCTGTACTCTAAAACAGACTCTTATATAGGGAAATTATTCCAAAACTCGGGGACCTTAAAAAACATTGGCATAACtctaaataaagaaattttaacaGGAACTATAACTGTCAGGACAGAAAGTGTTTATGTTCATGGTAGAAAtcagtaaaatttaaatttcatcatACTAAATTAACCAAAGGGGGGAATATTTACAATAATTCCTGTTGGTAAGCATGAAATTAAGTGTAACTAAGATAATTACTTTTTTGTGTAAACATTAAAATCATTACTCTTAATTTTGAAAGGTTCATGAAAGATTTTATGTAAGATTCATGGGCATTACTTGACTAACATCTTACAAATTAATATAAGCTATAATAAAGCAAGAGGGGGAAAATCTTCAAATTTGaaactttttttctcttaaagctTTTACTAAAATTAGAAGCCACATCAGTGTTCAGCATCAGAGAAACAGTTAATAATTTATAACATGATTATAAGTATTATGTAATCAGGAAACATCAAGGTGAGAACTCCGTTCATTAGGAATCAGGGTTTAGTGAAGAATATGCGTATACTGTCTACCTACAAAACTGCACTTTTAGGTATATTTTCAGCTATGACATAATCATGTATGATCCTGAGATCAGATTCCCATTTGCACTTGACTGATTATTAGTATTTAGGAGATGGTTTCTTCCAAGCAGAATTAATGTATCTTAAAGTTGGTATCATACATGAAAATAGTTGGAAATGAAGCAAATGACACTTGaatcaaataattatataaaatttgcaGGGTCAGTGTTTGAGTGATTCTGTAATCTCTCAAACTATCAGTGAATAAGCTTTTATTCTGAATCACAAGGTTCTAGGTTGAAACctagaaaaattgaaatttttctttgtcaTAATAGTTAACAAGCTAAGGAACATAGTTTCTGCGTTGTTTGAGAGGGTTGAATTATATTCAGTTATTATATTAAGTCATTTTCTATATTGTACCTATTGGTATTATAGAATTAACGTTAAAATATTCTCACTGGGCTTTTAACACTAAGACCACATGCATGGTGAGTTTATCCCGTCAGAGTTAAAAAGGATATGAACCGTCTAGCCTGTGAATTTCTGTATTTGTGGTTTGTAAAGTACCAAGACTGAGGACCCAGTTCTAATAAACATGACTTTAGAGTTTGTCATGTTAGGTGACCACATATATAAAATCAGTGCTACTCATTTAATGGGAAGTCGGGTGGTGGCACTTATATAATGCCAGCATCTGGGATGAAAatgcagaaggatcaggaattcagtcACCCCTGCTATATAGCAGGTtagagtttgaagctagcttgggctttataagacattgtctcaaataactgaataaataaatatatgtgaagAGAGGTTTTTGTAAGATTGCCTTCTATATGATCTAAAGTATGTTTTATTAGGTTTTTAGGGGTTTGTTTTGCTTGAGAAAGGATCTCATTATAGTTTACACTGACTTGGCACTTACTATGGAGCCCAAGCTGCCCTTACACTTGCACTTGTTCCTGCTTTATAAAAGACTCCAAATGTGAGGATGATAGGGAACAATTAGTATACATGGCTgcttttagactttttttttttttttttttttaaactcaagaAGTTTGGAAATTGTTAGACAGCTAATACCACTGCTAGACTGTGTTCGTTGGACCCTACCTGACCTGAGAAACATTGATCTCTACCCACACCAGCTGTCAGGTTCTGCTCTGCTGAGTTCTGTTTAAACTCCAGCCACAGtaaaacttaaattatttttctcttcagcaAATCTTAGTATACAATTAAATGAGATCCTTTTATACGTAACTTTTTCTTAGTACTAAAGAGCTCCTCATTAGAAACTGAGTTTATTAAATTGGAGGAAATCATACAGTGCTTGGGCCTGCAAAATGACAGAATGTAAAGGCTGAAAATCTTAGTTCAGTCTCCAGGGCTCATGAGGTAGAAGgagccctctgacctccacacatgctctCTGGCATATATACCCATTAAATAAGgaaatgtaatacacacacacacacacacacacccctacacacccCTTATCAATCTTTTGCACAGTGTTAAATTTCTTTCTACATACATTAAGTAACACAAGTAAGAAATTTGTCAGGGTGCTTTGTTGTGCAGACGCCAACCAGTAAAAAGAGGTAGTGCTCCAATTTTAAGACGGGGGCTCTCTTGTCAGTCCTGAATATCTtcacttcttgagtgctgggattccaggtgtgcatGTATCCAGATATAAGCAGCTTCTTGATTCTGAGGCATCAAAATTCCCATTTTAAAGGATCAATCAGAAATGAAACTGCAGCAACCTCAGAAATACCTGGCCCACATTTCATTATTACTACTTCATATGAAGTTTGCACAGTGCTACCTGAAAGTAGTTTTTAATCATAGGCCAATTGGCCATAGACCAGATCTGGCTTCTCAAAGAATAATCCGGGGGAGCCACCCAGTGAGCCCTCCCTAGACCATCCAGCAGCACTGAGCTGTGTCCCAGCTGCTTCATTTTACCACATCAGGGGTCTCCAAAGTGTGAGAgtttttttctgttcattattCATCTGTGCTATCATTTCATCACTGCATTATTTCTGTTTTGCCAAACCCAGACTTTAGTGGTTTTAAAAGTTGTTATGACAGTTGACCATTTTTATCTCTTGCTAGCTCTTAATATATTAGTTTACATACAGTAGACATTCAAAAAAATCAGCTAAGCATGATGGATATCCAACAAATTCATCTGGTTTTGCTTGTAAGACTATCCTGAGGTTGCTCTTAAACTGACATCCCAGGTTTttggttcatttatttatttatttatttatttatttatttactgtacattagtgttctgcctgcatgtgtgcctgtatgagggtgttggatcccctggaacaggagttatagacagttgtgagcttccatgtaggtgctgggaattgaacccaggtcctctggaaaagcagccagtgctcttaatcatagCAACCTCTTCAGCCCCACAGTTTTATCATAGTGTTAAAGGGTGTGGTTTCATCTTTCAACCAAAGTCAGTATAATGGCAACATAGAACTTTTAAACTctaacttgatttttttgtttttgttttcagcaaAAGTATTTTGATTCTGGGGACTACAACATGGCAAAAGCAAAGATGAAGAACAAGCAGCTTCCTGCTGCAGCCCCGGATAAGACAGAGGTCACTGGTGACCACATTCCCACTCCACAGGACCTCCCTCAGCGGAAACCATCCCTGGTTGCTAGCAAGCTGGCTGGCTGATTAAAAGAGCTGAACTGCATGAGTCTTCTAATGTCCTTTATTTCTCCTTACTACGTTACTTACCCACTTCTGTTCCTTTCACTCCCTCTGTCATTTGAGACTGACAGCTTTGCAGGTAGTGGTAGTGTGTGCTACTGTTGTAAGGGAGCACACATGTGTAGAGGTTTTGGTTAGTTTCACAGTCCACTGATGCAAAGGACATGTAACAGCAACATAAGTAAATGACGTGACAATGATTGTACATATTACCCAGCTGGTGTAGGGCTGGCTCCAACAAGTAGCAAGCAAGTTTTACAGCTTTAATGCTCTGGCTTTCTTTACTGTCTCATAGTTACAGCTTTGTATGTTACTCTTATTTAATAGAACCTCTGTATTGATTTCTTCTGTATCTTCCTTTTGAATTTTGTAAGACAGAAGTTTAAGACCACAAGTTGGAAGACAAGTCACATAATCCAAACAACAAGTAAATGGGCTGCAAAAGATTTGAATAACTGCTTGGACTTGACGGCCTTAAACCTGCTGTCCCAGCTTTAATAAGAGCATCTTACCTGGGCGATATTTGCCCGTTCTGGTGTGACTTGTGTGACTCCAGTGCTTACCAGCTGTCACTGAAGCTAGTGCTCTTCCTTGGTCTGCAGTGTGTGGGGACAGTTTTCTTTGTTGAAGACGTgaatgggtgtgcatgtgcactgaCTATTGCATTCACTTTTGTGCCATTTTTGTAAATACAATAGTTTTGCACAACCTTTTACAAATGTCTGTATTAATTTCACCATATTAGAAAGTAGATAATGTGCCAACCAGAAGCACAAGAATTCCTACACAAATTTGCCTGCCATTACTGCTTTTGTATAAGAATAGTTTACAGTCTTGAGCTTATTAGAATACCAAACTGAAACATACTCAGCCTGCTGCAGAG from Arvicanthis niloticus isolate mArvNil1 chromosome 7, mArvNil1.pat.X, whole genome shotgun sequence includes these protein-coding regions:
- the Arpp19 gene encoding cAMP-regulated phosphoprotein 19 isoform X2, with translation MSAEVPEAASAEEQKEMEDKVTSPEKAEEAKLKARYPHLGQKPGGSDFLRKRLQKGQKYFDSGDYNMAKAKMKNKQLPAAAPDKTEVTGDHIPTPQDLPQRKPSLVASKLAG
- the Arpp19 gene encoding cAMP-regulated phosphoprotein 19 isoform X1, with product MDGSEVRREPQPLRERGSPRTSQGRRRGDRRSTMSAEVPEAASAEEQKEMEDKVTSPEKAEEAKLKARYPHLGQKPGGSDFLRKRLQKGQKYFDSGDYNMAKAKMKNKQLPAAAPDKTEVTGDHIPTPQDLPQRKPSLVASKLAG
- the Arpp19 gene encoding cAMP-regulated phosphoprotein 19 isoform X3, which gives rise to MEDKVTSPEKAEEAKLKARYPHLGQKPGGSDFLRKRLQKGQKYFDSGDYNMAKAKMKNKQLPAAAPDKTEVTGDHIPTPQDLPQRKPSLVASKLAG